A genome region from Bacteroidota bacterium includes the following:
- a CDS encoding phosphoenolpyruvate carboxykinase (ATP), giving the protein MNNTSPLNYRLQAADEAHPNVFNNPSRSKMIQEAVDNREALIADSGALATWTPVESTGRSPKDTVTVRRPASENNIDWTSQNNLPIDEETFDMLFEDALAFMAKKNKIYVTDRVVGADVSYALPVRLVTSHALHALFTDNMFRPVPADIHKSIFAGKRFSILQMPYDKLDEKKYEGRLRKPPDGKTSTLVVAIDFDRRMGVIVGSAYCGSVKKMMFTVMNYYLPFEGILPLHCSANEGKDGASALLLGLSGTGKTSLSADPRRALLGDDEHGWSDTGIANFENGCYAKMININPAKEKDIYDAVMHKDHYLNHGAIIENAMIYPNGRIDYFDGRFTENSRASYPLSYLKNIKELSTAGHPSTILFLTADACGVLPPVSRLHPDQAMLWFMMGYTSKLAGTETGITEPQATFSRFFGQPFMPCNPHIYAEMLGEKMKKHHTRVFLINTGWSGGAYGTGKRIDISLTRRMVDAALSGELDHVEYVEDTLFHLNVPLSCPGVPQEMLLPKNTWADKEAYEVAAKKLAQQFSFAFGKCYGGKNIREGIISQCPGK; this is encoded by the coding sequence ATGAACAACACATCCCCCCTGAATTACCGTTTACAAGCGGCTGATGAAGCCCATCCAAATGTCTTCAACAATCCTTCACGCAGCAAGATGATACAGGAAGCCGTGGATAACCGTGAGGCGCTGATCGCCGACAGCGGCGCGCTGGCTACCTGGACACCCGTGGAATCTACCGGCCGCAGCCCCAAGGATACAGTGACGGTCCGGCGGCCAGCCAGTGAAAACAACATTGACTGGACATCGCAGAATAACCTGCCCATCGATGAAGAGACGTTCGACATGCTCTTTGAGGATGCCCTGGCTTTCATGGCAAAAAAGAATAAGATATATGTCACCGACAGGGTCGTCGGCGCCGATGTAAGCTATGCCCTGCCTGTGCGGCTCGTCACTTCACATGCACTCCATGCCCTGTTTACCGACAACATGTTCAGGCCAGTTCCTGCTGATATCCATAAAAGCATCTTTGCCGGCAAAAGATTCAGTATTTTACAAATGCCCTATGATAAGCTGGATGAAAAAAAGTATGAAGGCAGGCTGCGGAAGCCGCCTGATGGCAAAACCTCCACGCTGGTGGTCGCCATTGATTTTGACCGCAGGATGGGCGTCATTGTCGGATCGGCCTATTGCGGCAGCGTCAAGAAGATGATGTTCACCGTCATGAACTACTACCTGCCCTTTGAAGGCATACTGCCGCTGCACTGTTCCGCCAATGAAGGAAAGGACGGGGCATCGGCACTGCTGCTCGGCCTGTCGGGCACAGGGAAAACGTCTCTCTCCGCCGACCCCCGCAGGGCTCTCCTCGGCGACGATGAGCATGGCTGGAGCGACACCGGCATCGCCAACTTCGAAAATGGCTGCTATGCGAAAATGATCAACATAAATCCTGCAAAGGAAAAGGACATCTATGACGCGGTCATGCACAAGGATCATTACCTGAATCACGGCGCCATTATCGAGAATGCCATGATATACCCCAATGGCAGGATAGATTATTTTGACGGACGTTTCACCGAGAATTCCCGGGCCTCCTATCCGCTGAGCTACCTGAAAAACATCAAAGAGTTGTCCACAGCAGGGCACCCGTCGACCATCCTCTTCCTCACTGCCGATGCCTGTGGTGTTTTGCCGCCGGTGTCGCGGTTGCACCCCGACCAGGCAATGCTGTGGTTTATGATGGGATACACCAGCAAGCTGGCAGGCACCGAAACAGGCATCACCGAGCCGCAGGCCACCTTCTCACGGTTCTTCGGCCAGCCATTTATGCCATGCAATCCACATATCTACGCCGAAATGCTGGGTGAAAAAATGAAGAAACACCACACGCGCGTGTTTCTCATCAACACAGGCTGGAGTGGTGGTGCCTATGGCACAGGTAAACGTATCGACATATCCCTCACGCGCAGAATGGTGGATGCAGCCCTGTCGGGCGAACTGGATCACGTGGAATATGTGGAGGATACGCTATTCCATTTGAATGTACCGCTCTCCTGCCCCGGCGTACCCCAGGAGATGCTCCTCCCTAAAAACACATGGGCTGATAAAGAGGCGTATGAGGTGGCAGCTAAAAAACTTGCACAGCAGTTCAGTTTCGCCTTTGGCAAGTGCTATGGCGGAAAAAATATCAGAGAAGGCATCATCAGCCAATGCCCGGGGAAATAG